A stretch of Lathyrus oleraceus cultivar Zhongwan6 chromosome 6, CAAS_Psat_ZW6_1.0, whole genome shotgun sequence DNA encodes these proteins:
- the LOC127096375 gene encoding uncharacterized protein LOC127096375 yields the protein MEAPRKSNVTYHFFDTEIGPLRRIKALIIHDHVGLFRDTYGNILPMVEDLDASQRSLIHTCLQFYDPQLRCFTFQDFQLAPLLEEYDMILGVPLQHCVPFNSDIPPSEHKDIAKALHLEVFVVKENLSSKGGLSGFHLDFVVNKAEECAAQGNWEAVCALLALSVYGIMLFADEPKFASMSVIHIFLLKNPVPTLLGDFYFSVHNKNEKRRGRLVRCCAPLFHKWLVGHLPNDDAFLNPHQARDWARRLVVLTAKDIRWCNQNTKGGDFVVSCGKYPNVQLLGMKGCINYNPILLRRQLGYALTHAPKDQDLVESFYFPVQDNLELVKQAAGAWRNIQTKGATV from the coding sequence ATGGAGGCTCCCAGGAAAAGTAATGTGACCTATCATTTCTTCGATACTGAGATCGGCCCGTTGCGTCGGATAAAAGCTTTGATTATTCATGACCATGTGGGTTTATTCCGGGATACTTATGGAAACATCTTGCCTATGGTTGAAGACTTGGATGCTTCTCAGAGGAGTCTGATACATACTTGCttgcagttttatgatcctcagctgcgttgcttcacttttcaggattTCCAGTTGGCTCCTTTATTGGAAGAGTATGATATGATCTTGGGCGTTCCTCTACAGCATTGTGTCCCTTTCAACTCCGATATACCTCCTTCAGAGCATAAGGATATTGCTAAGGCTCTTCATCTGGAAGTGTTTGTTGTGAAGGAAAATCTCTCTTCTAAGGGAGGTCTGTCTGGTTTTCATTTGGATTTTGTGGTAAACAAAGCCGAAGAGTGTGCTGCTCAGGGCAATTGGGAGGCTGTGTGTGCTCTGTTAGCATTGAGTGTCTATGGTATTATGTTATTCGCCGATGAACCGAAGTTCGCGAGTATGAGTGTTATTCATATCTTTCTGCTAAAAAACCCGGTTCCCACCCTTCTTGGTGATTTCTATTTTTCGGTGCACAATAAGAATGAGAAGAGACGAGGGAGATTGGTCAGATGTTGTGCTCCATTGTTCCATAAGTGGCTCGTGGGGCACTTGCCAAATGACGATGCTTTTCTGAATCCGCATCAAGCCAGGGATTGGGCTAGAAGGTTGGTTGTCTTGACTGCTAAAGACATCAGATGGTGTAATCAGAATACCAAGGGTGGCGATTTTGTGGTTAGCTGTGGGAAATACCCTAATGTACAATTGTTGGGTATGAAGGGTTGTATCAACTACAACCCGATTCTTTTGAGAAGACAATTAGGGTATGCCTTGACTCACGCTCCTAAGGATCAAGATCTGGTGGAATCTTTCTACTTCCCGGTACAAGATAATCTAGAACTGGTTAAGCAAGCTGCTGGAGCTTGGAGGAACATTCAGACTAAAGGTGCTACTGTCTAA